The Novipirellula aureliae sequence ACAGAACTTGAATTCGTGGAAATTCGTGGCGGTGCAGATTGCCATCGCTCAATACACAATCCGTTCGTACTGGATGGCGCCGTGTTTGCCGAAGTTGACCAGCAATCCCAACTTCAACCCAGTGGCTTTTAGGTAATTAATCATCTGAGCACGGAACTTATCCGCTAGGTCCGATGTGCCTTTAATCTCGACGATGATCTGGTCGTAGCAAATGAAGTCGGGAATATAGACTGCCTTCAAAATCCTTTTTTTAAACTGCAATTGAAGCTGCTGCTGGCAAACAAAGGGGATCTTTCGATCGCCGAATTCGTACTCCAAGCACTCTTGATAGACCGCCTCCAAAAAGCCGCATCCCATTTCGTTGTAAACCTCCATGGAGGCACCAACAATCTTATAGCATTCGTCTTTAAAAATAAGCTCGGTCATAGTGCTTGCCTTTTGGAAAAAGTGGCCACCAATCCCACCAATCGACACGAAAAACAGGATTGGATTCGTGGAAATTCGTGCGATTCGTGGCTAAGAATACTGGTACCAATCCTATTCTAGAAAAAGTGGCCACGAATCTCACCAATCAACACGAATAGGAAAAATCAAAGTTGGATTCGTGGAAATTCGTGTGATTCGTGGCCAAAAAAATCGCCATGATCTTGGCGGATGGAGAAGCGGGCCACGAATCTCACCAATCAACACGAATAAAAAATCAATGTTGGATTCGTGGAAATTCGTGTGATTCGTGGCCAAAAAAAATCGCCATGATCTTGGCGGATGGAGAAGTGGGGCCACGAATCTCACCAATCGACACGAATAAAAATTCAAAGTTGAATTCGTGGAAATTCGTGTGATTCGTGGCCAAAAAAATCGCCATGATCTTGGCGGATGGAGAAGTGGGGCCACGAATCTCACCAATCGACACGAATAAAAAATCAAAGTTGAATTCGTGGAAATTCGTGTCATTCGTGGCCAAAAAAAATCGTCATGATCTTGGCGGATGGAGAAGCGGGGCCACGAATCTCACCAATCAACACGAATAAAAAATCAATGTTGAATTCGTGGAAATTCGTGTCATTCGTGGCCCCAAAAAAAATCGTCATGATCTTGGCGGATGGAGAAGCGGGCCACGAATCTCACCAATCAACACGAATAAAAAATCAAAGTTGGATTCGTGGAAATTCGTGTCATTCGTGGCCAAAAAAATCGTCATGATCTTGGCGGATGGAGAAGTGGGGCACGAATCTCACCAATCAACACGAATAAAAAATCAATGTTGGATTCGTGGAAATTCGTGTGATTCGTGGCCAAGAAAACTCACCACCATCTTGGCGGATGGAGAAGCGGGGCCACGAATCTCACCAATCGACACGAATAAAAATTCAATGTTGGATTCGTGGAAATTCGTGTGATTCGTGGCTCAGATCGACTGCCGGCTTATTCACGCTAATCAACTCCGGTTTTTCCAGCGATGTGCGATGACGGTGTCAAGCACTAACTGCATCAAGTGATACATCAGCATCGGTATCACACTGACCCCCATATCAATTGCAATCTGCAGCCCAACCATCAGCGTCTTTTGGCTCCCAGCGATGCCGACCGCAATCTGACTCTCTCGGTCCGCGCCGATTGCTCGAGCCGAAAGGATGCCGATTCCCATCGCTGACAAGTGAATGGAAAGCACGAGAAAAAGCAACAAACCAGCAGTCATCCCCAACGAAGCGTTTTCCACCGAGGAGATCGAGGCAACCATCTCCGCACTGGCAATCGATCCAAACACAACCATCGATAACACGCCGAACTGGGCAAACATCGATAACGTTACCTTGTGCTGGTCCGCCCACCCTGCCAACCCAGCCGACCGCATGGCTTGAGCCAACACAAGTGGTATCACCACAATGGTGGCTAATTTCTGCATTTGATCGGCTGCTGACCAATCAGACTGCTGAGACAAAACCAGGGCAACGCCAATCGGAACGACGAACACACAAGCTAAATTGGTCACGACGGTCGTCAATAGCGCGATCGAATCGTTGCCTCCCGCTTTTCGCGTCCAGACCGCTGCTGACGCCAAAGTACATGGAACGAGCGAAACGACGAAAAGACCTCCAAATACCGATTCAGGTAAAATGGCTCGCGTAGGCAAACACAACAACGGCACCACCAACCCATTTGTCCCAATCGCCAACAGCGTCGGAAGCGGTCTCCCGACACTCTGGCGGATCGCGTCCGCCTTCAATGTCACCCCCATCATCCACATAACCAAAAACACGATTCCGCTACGCAGCGATGTCATTTCCAATAAAGGATGCAGAGTTTTGCTAGCGAAAAAGCCTGTGCAGAAGCAAATTCCCAGAGCAATGAGAAACCAATGTCGTTTTAGTCTTCCCCACATGTTGTAATTTTCCCAAACGACCTATCGGCCAAGCGGCTTGTGAAACTAAGATCCGCTAATCTACCAGGAATCGGAATCAACCTGCATTGGCTTGGCCCGTTTCCGACGAAGCACCTTTCTCAAAGGAAGACCTGCAATGCATGAACGGACGCAACGAGCGATGGCTCGATTGATGTTCGTTCTCTGCTGCGCGGTTCCAACCTTTTTGACGATTTGCGTTCTGTTGGTGACTTGGACACCGTGGTACGACCA is a genomic window containing:
- a CDS encoding bile acid:sodium symporter family protein, producing MWGRLKRHWFLIALGICFCTGFFASKTLHPLLEMTSLRSGIVFLVMWMMGVTLKADAIRQSVGRPLPTLLAIGTNGLVVPLLCLPTRAILPESVFGGLFVVSLVPCTLASAAVWTRKAGGNDSIALLTTVVTNLACVFVVPIGVALVLSQQSDWSAADQMQKLATIVVIPLVLAQAMRSAGLAGWADQHKVTLSMFAQFGVLSMVVFGSIASAEMVASISSVENASLGMTAGLLLFLVLSIHLSAMGIGILSARAIGADRESQIAVGIAGSQKTLMVGLQIAIDMGVSVIPMLMYHLMQLVLDTVIAHRWKNRS
- a CDS encoding GxxExxY protein; its protein translation is MTELIFKDECYKIVGASMEVYNEMGCGFLEAVYQECLEYEFGDRKIPFVCQQQLQLQFKKRILKAVYIPDFICYDQIIVEIKGTSDLADKFRAQMINYLKATGLKLGLLVNFGKHGAIQYERIVY